The following proteins come from a genomic window of Pyxidicoccus sp. MSG2:
- a CDS encoding pentapeptide repeat-containing protein, which produces MPTRREYGATPFNVPGQFVGIDFSPDSRRLWAVLPGSATSRLVSFDVASGAGVEQRELEGSLRGVHSLPGGDVLVGGWGLIRRISAKGKPAWTLKGPQDLHLAAMNRDRSLFVSIEGSKALVRDAGRATVLHELEEKDGDLYAVAFSMDGALLATGSSKGTVRLFDAHTGEERAKRKSTKVLTLAFSPTGEHLLVGHGTGKVELWAVSSLKPVSHFVAHHSFEVGGGAGCRWVAFSADGTRAFSLGNEHRLRSWSVPDGDEGPTIDVPRRHAQGAVTALSPDGQWLATGSTPGALSVWSAVDGASRVGDAAPSPILGLALTPSTVVATSRASCVSWTRDTGKRTEIEAGFSPTDAKGLSSGVLVRLDYDSIFVGKSLDAEAREAFMLSSYASGPLAISRDETLLAAPAQETVQVWALKRGLLKADLPHKERVQACAFGPKDAWLATADNALHLWRLGKTPQVVRDISLGDAAFGVSVQGLAVSPRGWIAVSVADSERDDAECALLLVDPRSGETVSRLERHDACLGQLAFVGDTRVAVADSLGRLLIADVSAPAKARWLQPDSEDARPDVLVKESRPIARLGDAVAWVGPDGSVVVETLEAAKVSDEVPFVLEAEAESGAARTGAKGRKAKNAVTGKPAGLFEKRLAGACFLFAGRFKEAKPTFREQLLRELGAAVSSRPDAKVTHLVLGEGAAASVAPGLKSKGAEFTQLSERELMKLLLPTRDEAVAMLRNEVKAGTERWNSWRKRYMDVHGERFPVPLQGIDLAGLDLSGYQLLVLDFTEARLPGADFSKVYLFDAVFRRANLREADFSRASCGRTVFSGANLRGARFDGADLGGARFDGADLHDVDFSKARLTYVDFRGTDLRGVRLPSELKDVNHDAKTRWPKGFKP; this is translated from the coding sequence ATGCCCACCCGACGCGAGTACGGCGCCACGCCCTTCAACGTCCCCGGCCAGTTTGTCGGAATCGACTTCTCTCCCGACTCACGACGGCTGTGGGCCGTCCTTCCTGGCAGTGCCACCTCCCGCCTGGTGTCCTTCGACGTGGCGAGTGGCGCAGGGGTCGAGCAGCGGGAGCTCGAGGGCAGCCTGCGCGGGGTCCACTCGCTGCCGGGGGGCGACGTCCTGGTCGGGGGTTGGGGGCTCATCCGCCGCATCTCCGCCAAGGGCAAGCCGGCGTGGACGCTCAAGGGCCCGCAGGACCTCCATCTGGCCGCGATGAACCGGGACCGGTCCCTGTTCGTCAGCATCGAAGGCTCCAAGGCCCTGGTCCGTGACGCCGGGCGCGCCACCGTCCTCCACGAGCTCGAGGAGAAGGATGGAGACCTGTACGCCGTCGCGTTCAGCATGGACGGAGCACTCCTGGCGACCGGGTCGTCGAAGGGGACGGTCCGGCTGTTCGACGCACACACCGGCGAGGAGCGGGCGAAGCGGAAGAGCACCAAGGTCTTGACCCTGGCTTTCTCACCGACGGGGGAGCACCTGCTGGTCGGCCATGGCACCGGGAAGGTGGAGCTGTGGGCGGTGAGTAGCTTGAAGCCGGTGTCGCATTTCGTGGCCCATCACTCGTTCGAGGTGGGGGGAGGCGCCGGTTGCCGCTGGGTCGCATTCTCCGCGGATGGCACGCGCGCGTTTTCGCTCGGCAACGAGCACCGGCTGCGCTCGTGGAGCGTCCCGGACGGCGACGAGGGGCCGACCATCGACGTGCCCAGGCGGCACGCGCAGGGCGCGGTCACCGCGCTCTCTCCGGATGGCCAGTGGCTCGCCACCGGCTCTACCCCGGGTGCGCTGAGTGTGTGGTCGGCGGTGGACGGCGCGTCGCGAGTCGGGGACGCCGCGCCGTCGCCGATTCTCGGGCTGGCCCTCACCCCGAGCACCGTGGTTGCCACGTCGAGAGCCTCCTGCGTCTCCTGGACGCGCGACACCGGGAAGCGGACGGAGATTGAGGCCGGGTTCTCTCCCACGGACGCGAAGGGCCTGTCGTCCGGCGTGCTGGTGCGGCTCGACTACGATTCCATCTTCGTCGGGAAGTCGCTCGACGCGGAGGCGCGCGAGGCCTTCATGCTCTCCAGCTACGCCTCGGGTCCGCTCGCGATTTCCCGGGACGAGACGCTGCTCGCCGCACCGGCCCAGGAAACCGTCCAGGTATGGGCGCTGAAGCGGGGCCTCCTCAAGGCGGACCTCCCGCACAAGGAGCGGGTGCAGGCCTGTGCCTTCGGCCCGAAGGATGCGTGGCTGGCCACCGCAGACAACGCGCTGCACCTGTGGCGGCTGGGGAAGACGCCACAGGTGGTGCGCGACATCTCCCTGGGAGACGCCGCGTTCGGCGTGAGCGTGCAGGGGCTGGCCGTCTCTCCGCGTGGCTGGATTGCCGTCAGTGTGGCCGACAGCGAGCGCGATGATGCGGAGTGCGCGTTGCTCCTCGTGGACCCGCGCAGCGGCGAGACGGTGAGCCGGCTCGAGCGTCACGACGCCTGCCTGGGTCAGCTGGCCTTCGTGGGAGATACGCGCGTCGCGGTGGCGGACTCGCTGGGACGGTTGCTCATCGCGGACGTCTCTGCCCCGGCGAAGGCGCGCTGGCTCCAGCCGGACTCGGAGGATGCGCGGCCCGACGTGCTGGTGAAGGAGTCGAGGCCCATCGCGAGGCTCGGTGATGCGGTGGCCTGGGTGGGCCCGGATGGCAGCGTGGTGGTGGAGACCCTGGAGGCGGCGAAGGTCTCTGACGAAGTCCCCTTCGTGCTCGAAGCGGAGGCGGAGTCCGGTGCCGCGCGCACGGGCGCAAAGGGACGGAAGGCGAAGAACGCCGTGACGGGCAAGCCGGCCGGCCTCTTCGAGAAGCGTCTCGCGGGCGCGTGCTTCCTCTTCGCCGGCCGCTTCAAGGAGGCGAAGCCCACGTTCCGCGAGCAGCTGCTGAGGGAACTCGGCGCTGCCGTCTCCTCCAGACCCGACGCGAAGGTGACACACCTGGTGCTGGGGGAGGGGGCCGCGGCCAGCGTGGCGCCGGGGCTGAAGTCCAAGGGGGCGGAATTCACACAGCTCTCCGAGCGGGAGCTCATGAAACTGCTTCTTCCCACGCGAGACGAAGCCGTCGCGATGCTCCGGAACGAGGTGAAGGCCGGCACGGAGCGGTGGAACTCCTGGCGCAAGCGCTACATGGACGTCCACGGGGAACGGTTCCCCGTGCCGCTCCAGGGCATCGACCTGGCGGGGCTCGACCTGAGCGGGTACCAGTTGCTGGTGTTGGACTTCACCGAGGCCCGGCTCCCCGGAGCGGACTTCTCGAAGGTGTACCTGTTCGACGCCGTCTTCCGGCGCGCGAACCTGCGCGAGGCGGACTTCTCCAGGGCAAGCTGCGGCCGGACGGTCTTCTCCGGGGCAAACCTGCGCGGGGCCCGCTTCGACGGGGCGGACCTGGGCGGCGCGCGCTTCGACGGCGCGGACCTTCACGACGTGGACTTCTCGAAGGCCCGGCTGACCTACGTCGACTTTCGTGGCACGGACCTGCGCGGGGTGAGGCTTCCCTCCGAGCTGAAGGACGTGAATCACGACGCGAAGACCCGGTGGCCGAAGGGCTTCAAGCCGTAG
- a CDS encoding 4Fe-4S single cluster domain-containing protein, protein MSPAHGTSPTPDNCPVLRVAQVVPRTEAEGPGVRFSIWVQGCALRCPGCCNPEMFAFERGTVMTVESLAARILATPGIEGLSLLGGEPTSQAGPAADLCERVRAAGLSVMVFTGHTLAELKAQANPDVERLLRTVDLLVDGRFEKDQPETRRRWIGSRNQVMHFLTGRYSPDEPQFTAPNTAEMHLVEGKLVINGWPELANRLRP, encoded by the coding sequence ATGTCCCCGGCCCACGGCACCTCTCCCACTCCCGACAACTGCCCCGTGCTCAGGGTGGCGCAGGTCGTCCCGCGCACCGAGGCGGAAGGGCCGGGCGTGCGCTTCTCCATCTGGGTCCAGGGCTGTGCCCTGCGCTGCCCGGGGTGCTGCAACCCGGAGATGTTCGCCTTCGAGCGCGGCACCGTCATGACGGTGGAGTCCCTCGCCGCGCGCATCCTCGCCACCCCCGGCATCGAGGGCCTCAGCCTCCTGGGCGGCGAGCCCACCTCCCAGGCCGGCCCCGCCGCCGACCTCTGCGAGCGCGTCCGCGCCGCCGGCCTCAGCGTCATGGTCTTCACCGGCCACACGCTCGCGGAACTGAAGGCCCAGGCGAACCCCGACGTGGAGCGCCTGCTGCGCACCGTGGACCTGCTGGTGGACGGCCGCTTCGAGAAGGACCAGCCGGAGACCCGGCGGCGCTGGATTGGCTCGCGCAACCAGGTCATGCACTTCCTCACCGGGCGCTACTCCCCCGACGAGCCCCAGTTCACCGCCCCCAACACCGCCGAGATGCACCTCGTCGAGGGGAAGCTCGTCATCAACGGCTGGCCCGAGCTCGCCAACCGGCTCCGTCCATGA
- a CDS encoding AAA family ATPase, translating to MSQRISEDTLPTELSPFAAVEAAYPAELNRVCEALLRGLPVMIEADKELTPFFYKCLRDRLKKDGKQFLYLDGRAAQEPPPGMPAPSMMATLIGQLRDAVRGAVRERIVVLPHLDLLTTSSGGLTSEAREVIPLLYENPEMLWVGFKDPSFPVPRVIENLFPHKESILGVGRDRLRYLITQRESRKFGRGLQPYALYKHVSGVNAVRLRRLLGAITGEDYPADPRPAYAQLRSATLTGNLSVPDMDLNADIGGYAKVKQRLQQEILDVLAHKDTLNDPEAVKRVEGLLPRGMIFWGPPGTGKTLFAKAMASSLGAAVQVVSGPELKSRWVGESEENLRQIFVRARQAAPSIIVFDELDSFAAARGTFTGSGVEHSMVNQLLTEMDGFRKEELVFVVGTTNFVESLDPALLRPGRFEFQLCIPYPNSADRRAILSIYDKKLGLGMTERALDYAVKRTGDLVEGTGTRFSGDHIQALCRALARRRLRDGTQAPTEAVDVEKALTDFLDRPELTPAEEKVVATHEAGHAVCALFCPHAPAIDRISIRGDLAGSLGFVQYADPAHRYVVTRGQMLDSICMLFGGREAESLLLDDLSMGSAHDLQRATEMARELVEELGMGGDGVPVRRFDAPGRNSERHALSDATRGTLEAAVQEVLEVQRARARDILRREKDRLVALRDLLIERKVLDREAFTHLAPASAAPKKKKEPALG from the coding sequence ATGAGCCAGCGAATCTCCGAGGACACGCTCCCCACCGAGCTGTCGCCCTTCGCCGCCGTCGAGGCCGCCTACCCCGCCGAGCTGAACCGTGTCTGCGAGGCGCTGCTGCGCGGGCTGCCGGTGATGATCGAGGCCGACAAGGAGCTGACGCCCTTCTTCTACAAGTGCCTGCGCGACAGGCTGAAGAAGGACGGCAAGCAGTTCCTCTACCTGGACGGCCGCGCCGCGCAGGAGCCACCTCCGGGCATGCCCGCACCGAGCATGATGGCCACGCTCATCGGCCAGCTCCGGGACGCGGTGCGCGGCGCGGTGCGCGAGCGCATCGTCGTGCTGCCCCACCTGGACCTGCTCACCACCAGCAGCGGCGGCCTCACCTCCGAGGCGCGCGAGGTCATCCCCCTCCTGTACGAGAACCCGGAGATGCTCTGGGTCGGCTTCAAGGACCCGTCCTTTCCGGTGCCGCGCGTCATCGAGAACCTCTTCCCACACAAGGAGAGCATCCTCGGCGTGGGCCGCGACAGGCTCCGCTACCTCATCACCCAGCGCGAGAGCCGCAAGTTCGGCCGGGGCCTCCAGCCCTACGCGCTCTACAAGCACGTCTCCGGCGTCAACGCCGTGCGCCTGCGCCGGCTGCTCGGCGCGATTACCGGCGAGGACTACCCCGCGGACCCCAGGCCCGCATACGCGCAGCTCCGCTCCGCCACGCTCACCGGCAACCTGAGCGTGCCGGACATGGACCTGAACGCGGACATCGGCGGCTACGCCAAGGTGAAGCAGCGCCTCCAGCAGGAAATCCTGGACGTGCTCGCGCACAAGGACACGCTGAACGACCCGGAGGCGGTGAAGCGCGTGGAGGGACTCCTGCCGCGCGGGATGATTTTCTGGGGCCCTCCGGGCACGGGCAAGACGCTCTTCGCCAAGGCCATGGCGTCGTCGCTCGGCGCGGCGGTGCAGGTGGTGAGCGGCCCGGAGCTGAAGAGCCGCTGGGTGGGCGAGAGCGAAGAGAACCTCCGTCAGATTTTCGTCCGCGCCCGGCAGGCGGCGCCCAGCATCATCGTCTTCGACGAGCTGGACTCCTTCGCGGCGGCGCGCGGCACCTTCACCGGCTCCGGCGTGGAGCACTCCATGGTGAACCAGCTCCTCACGGAGATGGACGGCTTCCGCAAGGAGGAGCTGGTCTTCGTGGTGGGCACCACCAACTTCGTGGAGTCGCTGGACCCGGCGCTGCTGCGCCCCGGCCGCTTCGAGTTCCAGCTGTGCATCCCCTACCCCAACAGCGCGGACCGTCGCGCCATCCTGTCCATCTACGACAAGAAGCTGGGCCTGGGGATGACGGAGCGCGCGCTGGACTACGCGGTGAAGCGCACGGGTGACCTCGTGGAGGGCACCGGCACGCGCTTCTCCGGAGACCACATCCAGGCGCTGTGCCGGGCGCTCGCGCGGCGGCGGCTGCGCGACGGCACGCAGGCCCCCACCGAGGCTGTCGACGTGGAGAAGGCCCTCACGGACTTCCTGGACCGGCCGGAGCTCACGCCCGCGGAGGAGAAGGTGGTGGCCACGCACGAGGCCGGCCACGCGGTGTGCGCCCTCTTCTGCCCGCATGCGCCCGCCATCGACCGCATCAGCATCCGCGGAGACCTCGCGGGCTCGCTCGGCTTCGTGCAGTACGCGGACCCGGCGCACCGCTACGTCGTCACGCGCGGGCAGATGCTCGACAGCATCTGCATGCTCTTCGGCGGCCGCGAGGCGGAGTCACTCCTGCTGGACGACCTCTCCATGGGCAGCGCGCATGACCTGCAGCGCGCCACGGAGATGGCCCGCGAGCTGGTGGAGGAACTGGGCATGGGCGGCGACGGCGTGCCGGTGCGCCGCTTCGACGCGCCGGGGCGCAACTCCGAGCGACACGCCCTCTCCGACGCCACGCGCGGCACGCTGGAGGCCGCGGTGCAGGAGGTGCTGGAGGTGCAGCGCGCCCGCGCCCGCGACATCCTCCGACGCGAGAAGGACCGGCTCGTGGCGCTGCGGGATCTACTCATCGAACGCAAGGTGTTGGACCGCGAGGCCTTCACCCACCTGGCGCCCGCGTCGGCGGCGCCGAAGAAGAAGAAGGAGCCTGCCCTTGGCTAG
- a CDS encoding pectin acetylesterase-family hydrolase, protein MRTRSRMSLGLLLLSACGATAPVPGGGDTDAGTPGPGGDYDLPSISYAVDAGAPIDAPRETWTFVPVPDAHCANGSSTGMAVNLTDRSKRVLVFLAGGGACWEAAACALGTATHITDTMGEAPVLAEAGAQNLAPLFDREDPGNPFRDASFVYIPYCTGDLHAGTRVKTYDWFGPRNVEHVGARNMDAYLRRLQPTFRDADRVWLSGVSAGGYGATLHWWRVQKALPWARVDVLNDSGLVIDTAGDGRYSTMQQSWGMEFPPGCAGCGAGMSEVLGYSTRLLAAPRRYGLLGYVQDGTIALYFGLNGAQVQARLEAARASAEPGVKTFYLPGNQHVLLTTPDASSGTGPSVREWLQAMAGDAPGWSHAGP, encoded by the coding sequence ATGCGTACGCGCTCGCGGATGTCGCTGGGATTGCTCCTGCTGTCCGCCTGCGGAGCAACGGCGCCCGTCCCTGGTGGAGGCGACACCGATGCGGGGACGCCGGGCCCGGGCGGTGACTATGACCTGCCCTCCATCTCCTACGCGGTGGACGCGGGGGCGCCCATCGACGCGCCACGTGAAACCTGGACGTTCGTCCCGGTCCCCGACGCGCACTGCGCGAATGGCAGCTCCACCGGAATGGCCGTCAACCTGACGGACCGCTCCAAGCGGGTGCTCGTCTTCCTCGCCGGCGGTGGCGCGTGCTGGGAGGCCGCGGCCTGCGCGCTGGGCACTGCCACCCACATCACCGACACCATGGGCGAGGCGCCCGTCCTGGCCGAGGCCGGCGCGCAGAACCTCGCGCCCCTGTTCGACCGCGAGGACCCCGGCAACCCGTTCCGCGACGCGAGCTTCGTCTACATCCCCTACTGCACCGGAGACCTCCACGCGGGTACGCGCGTCAAGACGTATGACTGGTTCGGCCCCAGGAACGTCGAGCACGTCGGCGCGCGGAACATGGATGCCTACCTGCGGCGGCTGCAGCCGACCTTCCGCGACGCCGACCGGGTGTGGCTGTCCGGGGTGAGCGCGGGCGGCTACGGCGCGACGCTCCACTGGTGGCGCGTCCAGAAGGCCCTGCCGTGGGCGCGAGTGGACGTGCTGAACGACTCGGGGCTCGTCATCGACACCGCCGGAGACGGCCGCTACTCCACCATGCAGCAGAGCTGGGGCATGGAGTTCCCTCCGGGGTGTGCCGGGTGCGGCGCGGGCATGTCGGAGGTGCTGGGCTACTCGACGCGCCTGCTGGCGGCCCCACGGCGGTACGGCCTGCTCGGCTACGTCCAGGACGGCACCATCGCCCTCTACTTCGGGCTGAACGGCGCCCAGGTCCAGGCGCGCCTGGAGGCGGCCCGCGCGTCGGCGGAGCCGGGCGTGAAGACCTTCTACCTGCCAGGCAACCAGCACGTGCTCCTCACCACGCCGGACGCCTCCAGCGGCACGGGCCCGTCCGTGCGCGAGTGGCTCCAGGCGATGGCAGGAGATGCCCCGGGCTGGAGCCACGCCGGCCCCTGA
- a CDS encoding AAA family ATPase, whose translation MSSLPRREESPAVDPISELSFDALSREAHALRERLNRFRLALGRHFVGKQDLVDLMTVAAVAQEPLLLVGPPGTAKSDLVLKFRDALRIPNEDYFEYLLTRFTEPSEVLGPIDINLLRQGRYIRREGGKLPTARLVFLDEVFKASSAILNALLTVINERKFYQDGAPQPVRLKVLFAATNELPEHAELGALKDRFCLKAACRPVQDRYFLELLDSGLDSQTYREMNQKPWAEGHASLDDVLKAHRYLTLMMGKRETGPDGRELRDRDLFFRDELLREFRRVVQTLTREDGVFISDRKLVKLYRLLRTRAWIFHGGAVERQDLQLLSYLGESREEIDLLEEKVPRLLGLT comes from the coding sequence ATGAGCAGTCTGCCCCGGCGCGAAGAGTCACCCGCCGTCGACCCCATCAGCGAGCTGTCCTTCGACGCGCTCTCGCGCGAGGCCCACGCCTTGCGCGAGCGACTGAACCGCTTCCGGCTGGCGCTGGGCCGGCACTTCGTGGGCAAGCAGGACCTGGTGGACCTGATGACCGTGGCGGCGGTGGCGCAGGAGCCGCTGCTGCTCGTGGGCCCTCCGGGCACGGCGAAGTCGGACCTGGTGCTCAAGTTCCGGGACGCGCTGCGCATTCCCAACGAGGACTACTTCGAGTACCTCCTGACGCGCTTCACTGAGCCGTCGGAAGTCCTGGGCCCCATCGACATCAACCTGCTGCGCCAGGGCCGCTACATCCGGCGCGAGGGCGGCAAGCTGCCCACCGCGCGGCTCGTCTTCCTGGACGAAGTGTTCAAGGCCAGCTCCGCCATCCTCAACGCGCTGCTGACCGTCATCAACGAGCGCAAGTTCTACCAGGACGGCGCGCCCCAGCCGGTGCGCCTGAAGGTCCTCTTCGCCGCCACCAACGAGCTGCCCGAGCACGCGGAGCTGGGCGCGCTCAAGGACCGCTTCTGCCTCAAGGCCGCGTGCCGCCCGGTGCAGGACCGCTACTTCCTGGAGCTGCTCGACTCCGGCCTGGACTCGCAGACCTACCGCGAGATGAACCAGAAGCCGTGGGCGGAGGGGCATGCCTCGCTGGACGACGTGCTCAAGGCGCACCGCTACCTGACGCTGATGATGGGCAAGCGCGAGACGGGCCCGGACGGGCGCGAGCTGCGGGACCGGGATTTGTTCTTCCGCGACGAATTGCTGCGCGAGTTCCGCCGCGTGGTGCAGACGCTGACGCGCGAGGACGGCGTCTTCATCAGCGACCGCAAGCTGGTGAAGCTGTACCGGCTGCTGCGCACCCGCGCGTGGATCTTCCACGGCGGCGCGGTGGAGCGACAGGACCTCCAGCTCCTCTCCTACCTGGGCGAGAGCCGCGAGGAGATTGATTTGCTGGAGGAGAAGGTGCCCCGGCTGCTGGGGCTCACCTGA
- a CDS encoding WGR domain-containing protein has protein sequence MPRYEFKEGSSNKFWEISLSGTSFTTRWGRIGTDGQEKTQSFSDTATAKKEYDKLVREKEKKGYELVGDGEGDEDGDGEAGESASNPELEATIFSNPDNADAYLVYGDWLQRQGDPRGELIALQHAALQASGDEAANLKKQIAKHLKSFKDALLGDLADALDEEELKVEWHLGFIRSARVGQKDYDSDRDIAELVKELLAHPSARFIRGLTIGMAHFDDENDYGDVITALTEALDGLGGSKTLQNLFIGDFEFPDDTEISWSHLHDISALYKLLPDLRSLRLRGGSLELGKVDLPELREFTVETGGLPLSAVKSIASAKWPKLERLEVWFGQDNYGGEGGVEDIQPILDGKGLPALKSLGLCNAEFVDELCKVLPKAKVLPRLERLDLSQGTMSDEGARILAESAAAFAHLKHLDFTRNTLTDEGERAVAKLCPSVSAGNQRDYDEDYRYSAVGE, from the coding sequence ATGCCGCGGTACGAGTTCAAGGAAGGCAGCTCCAACAAGTTCTGGGAGATCTCCCTCTCGGGGACCTCTTTCACCACGCGCTGGGGCCGCATCGGCACGGACGGACAGGAGAAGACGCAGTCCTTCAGCGACACCGCCACCGCGAAGAAGGAGTACGACAAGCTCGTCCGCGAGAAGGAGAAGAAGGGCTACGAGCTCGTCGGCGACGGTGAGGGCGACGAGGACGGTGACGGCGAGGCGGGCGAGAGCGCCTCCAACCCGGAGCTGGAGGCCACCATCTTCTCCAACCCGGACAACGCGGACGCGTACCTCGTCTACGGCGACTGGCTCCAGCGACAGGGCGACCCGCGCGGTGAGCTCATCGCCCTCCAGCACGCGGCGCTCCAGGCCAGCGGCGACGAGGCCGCCAACCTCAAGAAGCAGATTGCGAAGCACCTCAAGAGCTTCAAGGACGCGCTGCTCGGGGACCTGGCGGACGCGCTGGACGAGGAGGAGCTGAAGGTGGAGTGGCACCTGGGCTTCATCCGCTCCGCGAGGGTGGGCCAGAAGGACTACGACTCGGACCGCGACATCGCAGAGCTGGTGAAGGAGCTGCTCGCCCACCCCTCGGCGCGCTTCATCCGCGGGCTCACCATCGGCATGGCGCACTTCGACGACGAGAACGACTACGGCGACGTCATCACGGCCCTCACCGAGGCCCTGGACGGACTGGGCGGCTCGAAGACGCTCCAGAACCTGTTCATCGGCGACTTCGAGTTCCCGGACGACACGGAGATCTCCTGGTCGCACCTCCATGACATCTCTGCCCTCTACAAGCTGCTGCCCGACCTGCGCTCACTGCGCCTGCGCGGCGGCTCGCTGGAGCTGGGGAAGGTCGACCTGCCGGAGCTGCGCGAGTTCACCGTCGAGACGGGCGGCCTGCCCCTGTCCGCGGTGAAGTCCATCGCTTCCGCGAAGTGGCCGAAGCTGGAGCGGCTGGAGGTCTGGTTCGGTCAGGACAACTACGGCGGAGAGGGCGGCGTGGAGGACATCCAGCCCATCCTCGACGGCAAGGGCCTGCCCGCCCTCAAGTCGCTGGGCCTGTGCAACGCGGAGTTCGTCGATGAGCTCTGCAAGGTGCTGCCGAAGGCGAAGGTGCTGCCTCGGCTGGAGCGGTTGGATCTCTCGCAAGGCACCATGTCCGACGAGGGCGCGCGCATCCTCGCGGAGAGCGCGGCGGCCTTCGCCCACCTCAAGCACCTGGACTTCACCCGGAACACGCTCACCGACGAGGGCGAGCGCGCGGTGGCGAAGCTGTGCCCCAGCGTGAGCGCGGGCAACCAGCGCGACTACGACGAGGACTATCGCTACTCGGCGGTCGGCGAGTAG
- a CDS encoding TIGR02996 domain-containing protein has translation MPRSDSASNPELEASILQAPDNADAYLVYGDWLQRQGDPRGELIALQHAAMRARGDEARKLKEEVSAFIGAHRATLLGELADALDEAELEDDLAVEWHLGFIRTARVGQKDQYSGRDIAGLVKQLLTHPSTRFLRGLTIGMASFEPPNDYLDVIKALIEALRERGGSKTLQHLFIGDFQYPEEVRMSGSFLGDLRPLYALLPDLRSLRLRGSEAVLGNIDVPELREFTLETTCLSPHAAKAIAAAKWPKLERLEVWFGANSYIQGSVIEDIQPILDGQGLPGLKSLGLCNAEFIDALCALLPKAKVLSQLEQLDLSRGLMSDEGARILAKNAAAFAHLAHLDVTQNTLTGEGTGLIATLCPSVSTGDQREFDQDYRYVAVGE, from the coding sequence ATGCCACGCTCCGACAGCGCCTCCAACCCGGAGTTGGAGGCCTCCATCCTCCAGGCCCCGGACAACGCGGACGCATACCTCGTCTACGGCGACTGGCTGCAGCGCCAGGGCGACCCGCGCGGTGAGCTCATCGCCCTCCAGCACGCGGCAATGCGGGCCCGTGGCGACGAAGCCCGGAAGCTCAAGGAGGAGGTCTCCGCCTTCATCGGGGCCCACCGGGCAACGCTGCTCGGGGAACTGGCGGATGCGCTGGACGAGGCGGAGCTCGAGGACGACCTCGCCGTGGAGTGGCACCTGGGCTTCATCCGCACCGCGCGGGTGGGCCAGAAGGACCAGTACTCCGGCCGTGACATCGCGGGGCTGGTGAAGCAGTTGCTAACCCACCCCTCCACGCGCTTCCTTCGGGGGCTCACCATCGGAATGGCGAGCTTCGAGCCCCCGAACGACTACCTCGACGTCATCAAGGCCCTCATCGAAGCGCTGCGCGAGCGGGGCGGCTCGAAGACCTTGCAGCACCTGTTCATTGGCGACTTCCAGTACCCGGAAGAGGTGCGGATGTCCGGGTCCTTCCTCGGTGACCTCCGGCCCCTCTACGCGCTGCTTCCCGACCTGCGCTCGCTGCGCCTGCGCGGCAGCGAAGCGGTGCTGGGAAACATCGACGTGCCGGAGCTGCGCGAGTTCACCCTGGAAACGACCTGCTTGAGCCCGCACGCGGCGAAGGCCATTGCCGCCGCGAAGTGGCCGAAGTTGGAGCGGCTGGAGGTCTGGTTCGGAGCGAACAGCTACATCCAAGGAAGCGTCATCGAGGACATCCAGCCCATCCTCGACGGCCAGGGCCTGCCTGGCCTCAAGTCGTTGGGCCTGTGCAACGCGGAGTTCATCGACGCGCTGTGCGCGCTGCTGCCGAAGGCGAAGGTGCTCTCCCAGCTCGAGCAGCTGGACTTGTCCCGGGGCCTGATGTCCGACGAGGGCGCACGCATCCTCGCGAAGAACGCCGCAGCCTTCGCGCACCTCGCGCACCTCGACGTCACACAGAACACGCTCACCGGCGAGGGCACAGGTCTGATAGCGACGCTGTGCCCCAGCGTGAGCACGGGCGACCAGCGCGAATTCGACCAGGACTACCGCTACGTGGCGGTCGGCGAATAA